The sequence below is a genomic window from Chondrinema litorale.
TTTTTCGAAAGCTTGTTTAATTGGTTGCATGGGTAAAGCCAAGTTGGCTGCAACCGCTACTCTAATAGTTTGTTGAGCATTTGCAGCGCTAATTAATGTGAAAGCAGCTAAGCTGGTTAATAGGATTTTTATGATTTTCATAGCATTGATGTAATTCTCTCCAATTTATGATTTTTAATTTCCCCTTTGCTTCTAATTTTTTGATATTTGCCTGAATTTATAAAAAATATATATAACAACATGAATGTACTAATAGTTGGCTCTGGAGGGAGAGAGCATACCTTTACCTGGAAACTAAAGCAAAGTGCCAAAGTTGATAAATTGTTTGTAGCGCCCGGAAACGCCGGTACAGCAGCTATAGCCGAGAATGTAGCTATAGGAGTTAGCGACTTTGAAAAACTGGGAGAGTTTGCTTTGAAAAACGATATTGACATGATCGTTGTAGGCCCAGAAGTACCTTTGGTAGAAGGCATTGTCGACTATTTTAAAGCTGATGAAAAGCTAAGCAGTATCAAATTAATTGGTCCTGATGCACAAGGTGCAGCGCTTGAAGGAAGTAAAGATTTTTCTAAAAACTTTATGGAAAAATACAGTATTCCAACAGGTAAGGCAGGCACATTCACGAAAGAAACTTTAGCAGAAGGTTTGGCTTACCTCGAAACAGAAAAAGCGCCTTATGTATTAAAAGCAGATGGTTTAGCAGCAGGAAAAGGTGTAATTATTACTGAGTCTTTAGACGAGGCGAAAGCAACTTTAAAAGAAATGCTCGATGGCAAGTTTGGCGAGGCAAGTAAGAGTGTGTTGGTAGAAGAATATTTGTCTGGTATTGAGCTTTCAGTTTTTGTGCTAACAGATGGAAGTGATTATGTGATTTTCCCAGAAGCAAAAGATTACAAGAGAATAGGAGAGGGTGATACTGGTTTAAATACTGGTGGTATGGGTGCTGTTTCACCAGTTCCTTTTGCAAATAAAGAGTTTCTTTCTAAAGTTGAAGAGAAGGTTGTTAAACCTACTATAGCTGGCTTAAAAGAAGAGCAAATAGATTACAAAGGCTTCATTTTTATTGGTTTAATGAATGTAGAAGGAGAGCCATATGTAATTGAATATAATGTGAGAATGGGTGATCCTGAAACAGAAGTAGTTTTACCATTAATTAAAACGGACTTAATGGATTTATTAGAAGCTACTGCTAATGGAACGCTTAGCTCTCAAACCTTAGAAATTGAAGATAAATCGGCTACTACAGTTATGTTAGTTTCTGGTGGTTATCCGGGTTCTTATCCAAAAGGTAAGGTGATGACTGGCTTCGATGATACTGAAGATGTAATCTTATTCCATGCAGGAACTAGCCAAAACGAAGCGGGCGAAGTGGTTACTAGTGGAGGTAGAGTATTATCGATAACTGCTTATGGTAGCGATAAAGACGATGCTTTGGCAAAAGCATATAAAGCTGCCGAGAAAATTCAATTCGAAGGTAAATATTATAGAAAAGATATAGG
It includes:
- the purD gene encoding phosphoribosylamine--glycine ligase, with translation MNVLIVGSGGREHTFTWKLKQSAKVDKLFVAPGNAGTAAIAENVAIGVSDFEKLGEFALKNDIDMIVVGPEVPLVEGIVDYFKADEKLSSIKLIGPDAQGAALEGSKDFSKNFMEKYSIPTGKAGTFTKETLAEGLAYLETEKAPYVLKADGLAAGKGVIITESLDEAKATLKEMLDGKFGEASKSVLVEEYLSGIELSVFVLTDGSDYVIFPEAKDYKRIGEGDTGLNTGGMGAVSPVPFANKEFLSKVEEKVVKPTIAGLKEEQIDYKGFIFIGLMNVEGEPYVIEYNVRMGDPETEVVLPLIKTDLMDLLEATANGTLSSQTLEIEDKSATTVMLVSGGYPGSYPKGKVMTGFDDTEDVILFHAGTSQNEAGEVVTSGGRVLSITAYGSDKDDALAKAYKAAEKIQFEGKYYRKDIGFDL